The Thiomicrorhabdus aquaedulcis sequence TTTGACTGTTTTTTACCAGAACAATTACTGGCCGAGTTTGACGACTGGTGCGCGCCCTATTTAAGCCACATAACCGCGTGGGCACAGCTTAAACAGCTTGATCTACTGAGTTTGCTCAAAGCCCGCCTAAGTTACGCGCAACTGCAAACCCTAGAACGAAACGCCCCCACCCATTTTGTCGCCCCATCGCAAAAACGCGCGCGCATTCACTACGCTGCGGGGCAAACCCCACGGGTGCGCATGCCGCTGCAAGAGTTATTTGGGCAAGTCACCACGCCCACCTTAGCCAATGGCAAGGTGGCCATTACCTTTGAATTGCTGTCGCCGGCGCAAAGACCCATTCAAATTACCGCCGATTTAGGTCGGTTTTGGCTTGATTCATACCATGAAGTGGCCAAAGAGATGCGAGGGCAATACCCCAAGCACCGTTGGCCCGAAAAACCTTTAGAAGAAAAGGCCGGAAAATCTCTGCAAAGAGCCTTTAAAAAAGACTCACCTTAATCAAAAACCACAATTGACCAGGCCTGGTTAAACACAGTAAGACCGCTTACATTGTGGTTATTTTGCCATCTAATAAATCGCGCACAATTCGATCAAGCGCTTCTTCAAACGCACAATCCGAACTGGTAAAGCTAAATACATCGTGCGATGAAATAACCTTATAGGTCTTAAATTGTGACTTTTTACAATGCATCATCTGACTGCCTAACGCATTTAAATACCGCTCGTCAGTGGCAATGGCTTTAAACGTGGGATGCCCGTGATGCCCTAAAGCAATTAAAACATGATCAGAGGGTAAAATAACGCGTGTTGGAAATAACATAAAAACTAACCTTTATCTTCTACTATCTACATTAAGAGACCCTGGCATGCGTAGAGATACCGCCAAAAATGGTTAAAACCTGCCTAACTTCTTGTTAAAAATGATGAATAGCCAGCCATTCACACTATTTTCACCTCAATTTGGTAAGTTCTGTTCATTTTTTGCAGGAATTACACTCGTGCAAAGGTCTCACAAACAAATTAATAAAACTCGTACGGTTGCAGCTCTTGCGTGCCGCTTGCCCAAGACTTTAGCAAGCTACGTGCATACCTGGCTTGCACAGGCCGCGCATTATTGCCCATTAACGCCCGCAATGCTTGTATTTGTTGCGTCGAAGCCTCAACGGGCTGTTTAAAAACCTGCCATCTTACGCCTTCTGTGCAAGGCGGGGTAGTCAACGACCCACTGTACTGATAAAACTGCATATCTGCCGGTAAAAAATACCCCGGATTCAAGTTAATGTCACCTAATGATTTCATTTTTGTGCCTTTTTTAGGCACATTAGCCAATACCGCACTTAACCATTCATTTTCAGCGCCTTCCTGAAACAGCACACTTAAAATTAGCGCCTGTCCATCTCCGTCTTTATGAACAATTTGCATCTCCATAGGATAGCTAAAGCCTTCTAAGGTGTGCTCGCTTGGGGTGTGAAAACCAACGTGGCTTAGGGCATAACGACGGCCTTCACTTAAAATAAAATGACCCATTGGATACTTTATTTGCACACTTTGGTCGACCCATCCCAATTGCACCGACACATCACGATAAGCAAATTGAACCCCGTTCATACCCACGGTACCCTGCGCCAAAGACTCTCTAATATCAATGGGGGACTGATTTTTGCCCGTTTTACACACGCTAAATTTACTGGACAATCCACCCCAATACGCAGGACCTGCTTTGCCGCTGTAACCCCAAGGCAATGCAGGTTTTGCAACAGGTTTGGCAACCGCTTTTTGTTCTGGGCTTGCCGGCGGTTTAGCCGCTGTATTGGCGTTTTCCTGATTGGATTTTTTATCGTCGGTTTTTACAACTTCGGGCTTGGCGGCCGGCTCAACCGGGGGCAACTGTTTTTCAAGCTCTGCACCTAGGTCAATTAAAGGTTCGTCGGCCACGACGGCTGGTTTAGCGTTATTGGCATTAGTGACGTTATTGGTGTTATTAGACGGTTTTTCTTCTGACCAGGCCTGGTTAACGCTAAAAAAAACCAACGCCAACGACATTAAAAATTTAACTTTCATGTGTGTTCCTTAACTCTAAACCCTGAATCAAACCTAAGCTAAATCTAAGCCAACTTGCAAACATACCCAAACTTTTTACCCAGCGCGTGCGTCTAACAAATCTTGAAACACCGCCAATTCCGATTTTTGAATGGCAAACACACCCTCACCGCCGTGGTCGAACTCAAACCAATAAAACGGCAGTTCGGGATACGCTTCTTCTAAA is a genomic window containing:
- a CDS encoding carbonic anhydrase, encoding MKVKFLMSLALVFFSVNQAWSEEKPSNNTNNVTNANNAKPAVVADEPLIDLGAELEKQLPPVEPAAKPEVVKTDDKKSNQENANTAAKPPASPEQKAVAKPVAKPALPWGYSGKAGPAYWGGLSSKFSVCKTGKNQSPIDIRESLAQGTVGMNGVQFAYRDVSVQLGWVDQSVQIKYPMGHFILSEGRRYALSHVGFHTPSEHTLEGFSYPMEMQIVHKDGDGQALILSVLFQEGAENEWLSAVLANVPKKGTKMKSLGDINLNPGYFLPADMQFYQYSGSLTTPPCTEGVRWQVFKQPVEASTQQIQALRALMGNNARPVQARYARSLLKSWASGTQELQPYEFY